Part of the Zonotrichia albicollis isolate bZonAlb1 chromosome 26, bZonAlb1.hap1, whole genome shotgun sequence genome, tttgttgctgaggccacagcttctcagaagggggaaaaatcctaaagaaaggctTTTAATgagaagatgtctgtgacaatccCACTGGGATTATCTCATGGTTCCAAGGTATTCTAAATGTTTGAAACAAGTACAGAAGGAGAGCTCTGTCTGCCCTggacccctggaagtgtccaagaccacgttggatggggcttggagcaccctgggacagtgaaaATGtctctgcccctggcagggaaTGGCACTGGATGGcatttaaggtcctttccaacccaaaacgTTGCATGATTCTCAAGCCTAAAACATGCTATGATTATTCTTATTTGGTTTGTTAGTATTTCAGTTCCCCAAAGCTGATCAAGTGCCCTTTCCTGAGCTGGACACACCCAGCACCCTCCCTGCACAAGGGCTCTTGGCCCTGCACACCTCGGCTGAGCTCTTTGTACTGCATTAATCCACCCTGGGAACGCTTTTATAGTGTTTCATATTTAGCAACAAGTGATGGCTGTTGATTCCGGAGGTGACTTCGAGGGACAGTGACCACACCTCGCCGTGGCCGCTCGCGGTTCCAAACCTGCACCTCTCTACGGTAGCGTTTGCCTCCTAGTGGAGAGCCCTGGCTCAGAAAAGCGTTATCAAAACCAGCCAGGGCTGTTTTCCTCCTTGCAAAGGTTGAGACTGTTCAGATTGGAGGGTAAAATTCACAGTGTAGAGGAATCGAATTCACGGTTTTTATTCTCGCAGCTGGGAAACAAACATTGGTTTTAGTCCACCGCTTATCTCTACAAGCTCAAACCAAGTTAAATAAGATGTTTGCTGCAGGCAAACAAACAGCTCCAGACAGCCACAGTCAATACACAGCAGCCTCACTCCCAGCACATCTCGATCCAAGTCCTTCTCTTTACAAGAGccaattccatggaaaagggcaaAAGGAGGCACCTTTTATTCAATAAAAGGAGTGTTTGATGGGAGTCGGGATGTTTTACACCCCTACAGCCCGGagggaagagcagaagagcagcacacaggaaattgcttcccagctctgctgtgcctaAGAGGATGGCAACAAAAGTCTCTATTAAAATATTGGTATTCCATCATCCATAGCCCCTCTCCAGGAGGGGAAATCTCACAGGTTTTTGCTTGAAGCACCACCCGAGCTTTTTCCAACCAGGCTGATAATAAAAGGATCTGCAGTTAAGCAAGAAATGATCCTGTCCTCCCTGAACAGAGCAGTAGGGAGCAGGTGCTGCTGCGTGCCCAGCGTGTTTTCCAGGCAGCAGCCACATCCTAGTGGGGAAGTGACAAAGGACTTGAGGCACAGggctctcctgcagctgggcaTTGTGTCAGCTGGATAAACACCTCACTCTGAACAGTAACTGGTGGCGCGAGTgacactgctgctgtcacattGTAGATACAAACGACCCAAGTGGTGGTTGGTGGCATTTCAGTACCATCAGTGGCACAAGGACAAGATGCAGGGAGGAGAACGCCTTCCCCATGTTCAGTCTGGCATTCAGGGACTGGGAATTGCAGATTTGCACTGGTTTTACTGGGCACTGAGGATGCTGTGTGActggagcagctgaaggcagTGACCAGAACCATCCTGCCCACgacaggaacagggacacaGTTCCCCAGGCACAGGGAAGAGACCACTCATTCGAAAATACCTGCAAACACAGAAAAGGATAGGGGCAGGAAAGAGCATAAAAAGCATCCTGACAAAGTGTATTCTCTGTGTacttttattaataaaatatatgatTTACAGCATGTATCAGTGGACAGTGTGCTTAGAGAATTCTCTAATGGAgtgtgacagcacagcaggagctgggttTGGTGAGGACAAGTTAAACCTCAGGTGAATGACATCTCAAGGACCACCATTACCAGCCAACCCAAACCCTTTCCCACGGTGAGCTTTAACCCATCCCAGCAGGCCCAGCTGTGGTGCCAGAGGAAGCTGTACTGGAGTATTGCTCTGGGCGACTGCACCCGCTCACTCTGTGCCGTCTCCACGCggggctgtgctcagcaccttCCGTgcatccctggggctctggaggcacaggaacagcagccCCAATACCATGGCCCTCATCTTCCCAATCCAGCATCCTTAAACCTACACCTTCACAGAACGGGATTTTACCAGCTCCACAGCAAAAGCATCTCATCACCTCAGTGCCTTCACAGCAAGATAAAGAACATAAGCTTTGGCCCTGGAAACAGCTACACATGTGATTAATGTTACTCAACAAGTTGTTTCTCAAAGTGTTGGAAGGTCTGGTTGCTGGAGTAAAATTAGTCACATGCTACTAAATAGGAGTAGGGCCCAATTGTTTATTCACCCACTGGAaaacagctgctgttcctggggcaATTCATTTGTTTCACAAGGCTAACAGgtgaaaaaaaaggtaaaatccTTACAAAGGCTCATGGTCACGCATGCATGGTACAAGACAAATACTGTATTTAAGAGAACTGGATTAATAAATATTagaatttttacattttcacaCCACTGCAGAAGGACTTAAAAAAACTGAAGAGTGATTGCAATAGTACTCTTGTTAATAACCTCTAACCCAGCCAAAATTTTACAGCAGAAATAGTATCTCAGTTGATCAAATCATAATGTCATTTTAATAACTACCTCTAAGCCACAGAAATAATTAAATACAGGTAACTCAAAAGCAAAAATTCTGCCAGTCAAGGTAAATTCACCATGAATTCAAACTTTACTGAACATTTCCATGAAGGAGGAACAAAACCTAAAAGCACAATCAGCAAAAATACTGGAAGTAAAAACTCATGAGCCTTATAAAGCATCAATATCTAGTTAATCTTTGGATAAGCCTTATGTGCTGAGGAGTTGAAATCTCTCACATCACTATGAACACTTATTTCATGCAGCTTCTGTACTCCACAGGTTTGGCTCCTCGCACCAGTGAACATTTCTATAAGTGCAGGAACTTTGCAAAGCCAAAAGCCAGAAGAAAACATTTGCATGGTTTAAACTACATTTCCAGTTagcaataaatacagaaaatagaGCAGCAGAATGCAGTGCAGTCATTAGCTATGGAACCATGGTGCTGGCTCGTACTACAGAACACCACACAGGAGCTTGGACAACTTCTCACAAAGCCACAGGGGACTTGGTGCTCTAAACAAGGCATTAAAGGTATTTTATCCTAAAACAAGGCATTGAAGAAACCAGGATGAAACTAAACATTAAGACATCAGTcccaaaaaaatggaatttaaaacCTGAAGATTCTATTCCCTTTCTGATTAAAGCAACAGGTTAAAAAGAGGAGCATTCAAGGGCACAGGAAGTGGCTGCTCAGATGAAAACCTGACAGCAGTTGTGGTGCTGAGATGGAAGTGGTCATACACTGGCTGGTGCCCAGATTGCTCAGGAGTGAATGCAGGTACCTGTGAAATCCCTCCCTCTCTTCATTCccatgaaaaataattaatactGGTTaaaatcattacaaaaaacataattttattttcatgcatCTAAGGTAAAACACAGAGTATTTGTATAAAGaggtagattaaaaaaaaaaaaagaaaacagattctCCATTCTTTGTCACTTTTATTCagtagtttgtttttttccttattttctcttttttttggtgCCAGACATGGCAAGGAGTGATTACAGTCAACTGTTTATTAAAACACTTGTTGCAACACAGACCCCCTTTACCACTGACCCCAAAAGGACCCATTTTATgtgctttattttgtttattttttttccatacacCACCACCAAGGCGAGGTGGAGGGGGGACGAGGGGGAAGGGGGAGTCCAGGAGGCCAGAAGGAGGAGGAATGCTACAAGCCACAGCAAGAATGAGctgtatttaataaaaaaagggGGCCACGAATGATACAGTAATGAGGTTACACAATTAAATCCCATAGCATGATTGAAGGCTTTCCCTGTGTCTGACGTCATCACAATGGAAGGCATAAAAAGTGGAGTAAACCGATGTTGAGACAGTCCAGTCTAGTCCATTAGGCAAGATGGTGCAAGTAgtcatttaaattaaaaagtgcCCTATCCTCACCTAAATGGCTAGCAGGAACGGAGACAACAGAACCACAGAGCCTTCTCCATGGAGCTATAAAAGTGTGTTGTCATATGGCACATTTTTAAACACTGGAAAGGGGTGCCATAATGGACCTCTCACTTGCTTTTGTTACAGGTACAAATGCTAGATTCAACTATTTCAACTATGCAGGAAGTGACTCTTCAGTTAGGAATGCCAACCCTAATTCATCTTGTCTTGAAATATATACAAGTTGTTTGTGGTAGCTACAGCAATGATGTTCTCCTTGGGGTGCCAGGCTGTGTGCAGGATCTTCTTGTTGAAGTCTAAGCTGTCGACACTGATCTCGTCCTTCTTCCTCTTGCCGCTGGCGCACACCTTGCGCGGCTTCAGCACCGTGCGCGGTTTGTTGTTCTCCCGCGACGCCTCCAAGGTGATGTCTCGCTTCGTGTTCCTGTCAAACATCCTGAAGAAGTTGTTGTAGGACCCTGTCATGACAATGCTGCACAGggggagaaggaagaaggatGTCAGTTAGGAATGCCTTCTCCTTTCAGCAAGCCAGAGGGTCTCGATGGAGATCACGCAAACGGAAGGCAGGAGGCATCACCCACACCTGCTACAGCTAAAGGGAAGCAGGTTTTATAAATTTCAAACTTCCCAAAAATACCCTTTTACCTTTCCTGGGCCCTTTGAGGTATTTTGTTATCGAAGCACCTTGAATATCATTATTTCGTTTgcttttcacacacacacaggagagAGCCAATACGTTGCACTTTTAGTGACATACAAGGTGTGCAAATTTAGGTACTAAGCAGCACATCTAGTTTGTGAAAATTCCTTATAGCCCCTGATTCTGCATCAGCTATTCAGTAAGAAAAACAGACTTACAAGTTTCCCTGTCCTTCCTTTGCCTCAAAAAATATTTGAGCAGACAGATGTcagatttcaaaaaaaaaaagaagcacacCACGTCTGACAGTACTGTCATGGAACCAATGAGCTGCTTTAAATGCCACAAATAAGCAGTTAATGGCATGATTAGCACAGAAGCAAGAGCTGTCCTAAGTGGTGCTATTGGCAGGTCACAACCATGGTAAATCACTGGAAAAAGAACATTCCtggaaggttttcccatgggCTCCCCTAGAGGTCTGGTACAGATCCTTGCAGTTAATAATGCACATATTACAGTCTCCTAAAGTACTACTGCATTGTCCAAACCCAGGCATTTGAGCTCCACTGCCCATTTTAAGAATAATTTGGAAAGATTTGAAGTGCACAGGGATAAGAATTCCACTTGCCTGTCTGATCCATTCCAACAGCATTCAAACTTGTCAAAAATGCAATCATTCTCATACAGTGAGCAGAGTTTACTCCTGAGGTATTCATGCACCTGGAAAAGAGGGATAAGAGAAACTGAGTGAGCCTTAGACTCATACCTGTAAAAGAGCCTTCCCAGACTGTTCCAAAAGCAAGGAACCTGAGACTGTTCACAAGAGCTCTTTCTCACAATGCAAACAGCAATTTTCATAGGCAGCTAAAAACATTTTATGAAAAGGAAATGTTTCACCTCCTGATATGGCACAGAACATAAAGACAGCCAAAGACCTGTCCGAGTCTCATGGCTGGAGATCACCTCTCCgcatcccaaatccccactgGGTAAGAGTGAGGCTTTTCCAGCCCCAAACATGGCTTTGGGTTCTGCCACCACCCTGCAAACAGCACAACCTTTCAGCAGGAGTGTGGAATCCCCAAAgctcagggatgctctgcctgAATCTAGAGACAAAACTGTAACTGCCACATCAAGACCATCAGTAAGATTCAGCCCCTGTCCATGGTTTTTAATTCCCAGCCCACATGATTTTCACCCAGTACCTGGTATGTTTCCACAGGTCTATTTTCCATATTTAAATCCCAGATCTTCACTGACAGATAATCTCTAGTCATCATATATCGACCACTGTGGCTAAATTTGACATCAGATATAGAAGAGatgatttcagagaaaaatgatcTGTTGCTAGGATCCTCTGGTTCTTCAAACACTGCAGGAAAATAAGACAGGCATTTCAAGAGGTCAGTTTGTGTCTCTTTGATACAAGATACACCTGGATTACTTTAACATTGTCTCCACAAGCTTTCTGCCTTGTGTTACTCTGTATTACATAAAATAACTTTCAAGAAAAAACATTGGTAGTACAGTTGCCATACCCTCTATTGTTGTAGCAAGCCGAGGTCAGCTCCTTAGTAAATGAATTATTTGGTAATATGTGAAGTCTTGATTCACACATGCACCAGATTTCCAGCACCAAGTACAGACCAAATGGCCTTTAACCACCTGAAGtctgcaaaaatccttttctggTGTCCAAACAGAACCTGCTACTCATTTTACTCACTACTTTTACTCCAGGAAAACATAAATACAAGATTTATTTAGATTTTAGGCTTTAGATATACTCAATATACTACAGGAATTCTACACAAATCCACACAGACTATTCAGTGTTTGATATCCTCCAACAGCAAATGTCCTCTGGCACAGGGAGACACTGAACTGCAGCACTCACACTTTGAGTGTCTGTCACAGAGGGCTGATGCCCTCATGTCACACAGGCGAATTgtgcctttgctgctgctgtagaCAAACGTGCTGCAGCTGTTGGGGTGGAACTCTGCAGCTGTGATCACCTCTGTCAGCTCCTCCATGTTGGCAGGCTTGATATCTACaatgtctgcagcagctctttAAGGAATTGTCTCCAGTGAAATGAGTTTTTCCCAAGgtatttttcagttttagatGCTTTCAGAAATGCTACCTCAGGCTTGTGGGACCCAGGCACAACCCAGGGAAGAGTTAAAATCAAGCCATTCAATTTTTCTACAAAGCAAGGTGGTAACATCACATTCTGAATTGGTTTCAGGATAATTCTTACAGCAGCAAAAACCTGCTTCAGTTTTGCTCCACACTCCAGCAGTAATTAATTCTATACTACAAATTATCTCCCAAGTATTTCATACAAAACTTCATTTTGCTTAATTTCTAATTACACTGCTATGTTATAAAATGCTATTTTGTATTAAAAGCTTCACACAggtgtggctgctccatccctggaagtgtccaaggccaggttggagtgacctgctcctgcccacctggatgagctttaatgtcccttccaaaccaaaccattccttCTCCAGAAGTAAAAGCCCTTACAATGACTAGGGAGAAAAGGAGATGAATTCTCTGTATCTGTACTAAACACTTCTCATGGAaggaacaaaaaacccaacagtttTCCTGTTCCCAACCCACAGAACAATGGCAAAAGGATACTAAAACTTCTGTCAGTGATTTCTAGGTGCCACAGGTTGATCCGCAGGTCGTCTGCAGACAGGTACGTCTCATAGTCACTGTTGATGGAGATGGAGTTGATGTGATACGTGTGGGCATTGGCAAATATCCTGCGTGGGCTGGCCTCCACCATGAGGTCCATGGGCCTGAacactggcacctgcagcacacagagcagggcaagaGTGAGAGCCCAACCTAGCACAGACACCAGCACAGTCCTTCCACATCCCAAGCTGGATGAAACATCTCACAAGTCAGTATTTCTGCCAAGGGCCAGCACAGGAAAGATGAAGTCAATGATGTGGTGGGGTGGTTCCTCCCAGAGccatgggctgggagaggggaaggagct contains:
- the PPP2R2A gene encoding serine/threonine-protein phosphatase 2A 55 kDa regulatory subunit B alpha isoform isoform X3, giving the protein MHKRTGAGGGNDIQWCFSQVKGAVDDDVAEADIISTVEFNHSGELLATGDKGGRVVIFQQEQENKTQSHSRGEYNVYSTFQSHEPEFDYLKSLEIEEKINKIRWLPQKNAAQFLLSTNDKTIKLWKISERDKRPEGYNLKEEDGRYRDPTTVTTLRVPVFRPMDLMVEASPRRIFANAHTYHINSISINSDYETYLSADDLRINLWHLEITDRSFNIVDIKPANMEELTEVITAAEFHPNSCSTFVYSSSKGTIRLCDMRASALCDRHSKLFEEPEDPSNRSFFSEIISSISDVKFSHSGRYMMTRDYLSVKIWDLNMENRPVETYQVHEYLRSKLCSLYENDCIFDKFECCWNGSDSIVMTGSYNNFFRMFDRNTKRDITLEASRENNKPRTVLKPRKVCASGKRKKDEISVDSLDFNKKILHTAWHPKENIIAVATTNNLYIFQDKMN
- the PPP2R2A gene encoding serine/threonine-protein phosphatase 2A 55 kDa regulatory subunit B alpha isoform isoform X1; the encoded protein is MVAPPALLRAARSRPALTSPPALPAPFWTLTAGGAGAGPPQPRRGRAAAASSIRRHRRPPPPPAPRRPPRPRSPLRPTRRGRYRQHNMAGAGGGNDIQWCFSQVKGAVDDDVAEADIISTVEFNHSGELLATGDKGGRVVIFQQEQENKTQSHSRGEYNVYSTFQSHEPEFDYLKSLEIEEKINKIRWLPQKNAAQFLLSTNDKTIKLWKISERDKRPEGYNLKEEDGRYRDPTTVTTLRVPVFRPMDLMVEASPRRIFANAHTYHINSISINSDYETYLSADDLRINLWHLEITDRSFNIVDIKPANMEELTEVITAAEFHPNSCSTFVYSSSKGTIRLCDMRASALCDRHSKLFEEPEDPSNRSFFSEIISSISDVKFSHSGRYMMTRDYLSVKIWDLNMENRPVETYQVHEYLRSKLCSLYENDCIFDKFECCWNGSDSIVMTGSYNNFFRMFDRNTKRDITLEASRENNKPRTVLKPRKVCASGKRKKDEISVDSLDFNKKILHTAWHPKENIIAVATTNNLYIFQDKMN
- the PPP2R2A gene encoding serine/threonine-protein phosphatase 2A 55 kDa regulatory subunit B alpha isoform isoform X2: MGGDFWCVFWWHGSNESLPSAEAVMFLKFSLRSVFYGAGGGNDIQWCFSQVKGAVDDDVAEADIISTVEFNHSGELLATGDKGGRVVIFQQEQENKTQSHSRGEYNVYSTFQSHEPEFDYLKSLEIEEKINKIRWLPQKNAAQFLLSTNDKTIKLWKISERDKRPEGYNLKEEDGRYRDPTTVTTLRVPVFRPMDLMVEASPRRIFANAHTYHINSISINSDYETYLSADDLRINLWHLEITDRSFNIVDIKPANMEELTEVITAAEFHPNSCSTFVYSSSKGTIRLCDMRASALCDRHSKLFEEPEDPSNRSFFSEIISSISDVKFSHSGRYMMTRDYLSVKIWDLNMENRPVETYQVHEYLRSKLCSLYENDCIFDKFECCWNGSDSIVMTGSYNNFFRMFDRNTKRDITLEASRENNKPRTVLKPRKVCASGKRKKDEISVDSLDFNKKILHTAWHPKENIIAVATTNNLYIFQDKMN